DNA from Minwuia thermotolerans:
AATGTGGCGCCAATCAGGCGTCCAGTTCCATGTCCGTCTTCGGTACCGAGATGCAGGTCAGGCAGGAGCCCTTGTCGACATCGGCGCTCGGCTCGGTGGCGTAATTCACCTCGCCGGCCAGCACGGCAGTGATGCAGGTGCCGCAGGCGCCGGCGCGGCAGCCCGAATCCATGTCGATGTCATTGGCTTCGGCGAACTCGAGAATTGTGTCAGCCGATCCGTCCCAGACCAGTTCCTTTTCGGAACGCGTGAACTTCAGCTTGAAGCCGGAGCCGGAGACAGGCGCGGCGGCCCCGTCCTCGGTGTCCGCGGTCTTCTTCGACTTCACCGTCGCGGGACCGAAGGCCTCGAAGTGGATGCGAGATTCCGGCACGTCCCACTCGCGCAGGCCGTGGAACAGGCTCTCCATCATCGGCGGCGGGCCGCAGAAGTAGTAGTCGTAGTTGTTGGACGGCAGAACCTCACGGAACAGGTCCGCGCCGACACGGCCCTCCAGGTGGTAGTCCCTGCCCTGCTCGTCGTTGTCATCGGGCTTGGAGTAGACGATACGCACGTGGACGTTCTCGTTCTCCCGGTCGAGCCGCTCCAGATGCTCGCGGAAGACATGCTCGGCGCTGTTGCGGACGCCGAGGAAGAACCAGGTCTCCCGTTTCGAACCCGATTCCACGATCGCATTGAGCATCGAAAGCACCGGCGTGATCCCGATGCCGCCGCCGATCAGCACGACCGGGGTCTGGCGGTGCATGTCGAGGAAGAAGTCGCCGTTGGGCGCCTGGACGTCGAGGATGTCGCCCTCGTTGACGTGGTCGTGGAAATAGTTGGACGACGACTTGCCCACATCGGCCTTCGCCGGATCCTTCGGCGGCGGGTTGCGCTTGATCGAAACCCGGTAATACTCGCTCTTCGGGCTGTCGGAGAGCGAATAGCAGCGGGTCGTCACCTTCTTGCCCGACGGCAGGTTGAGCTTGAAGGTCAGATACTGTCCGGGTTCGAAGGGCGGCAGCGGCCGTTCGTCATGCGGGCGGAGGTAGAAGGAACAGATGTCCTTGTTCTCGGGATTCTTGCGCTCGACGCGGAACTTGCGCACGCCATTCCAGGAAAGCTCGTTCTTCTGCTTGTCGAATTCGCGCGCCGCCTTGATGCGGTCCACCCGCTCGCGCAGATAGGCGATCTCGGCCTGGATGCCCCGGTCGGTGACGCCGGCGGCTCTGAAATTGTTGTAGATCAGGGACAGAACGTACAGGCCCATAAGGGCCAGCACGGCTATCGCGACGTAGTTCACGGCTCCCAGTTCCATCCTGCCCTATCCCTCCTGTAAGACGGCGGCGGATCCCCCCGCCCGGACCGGCGGGGCCCGATCGCCCCGCCCTGTCGGACCGTCAGAACTTGCGGCGCACCTCGAAACGGATGCCGCTGACATCATCGTCATTCTGGCGGATACCGTACATCGCGTCGGCCCGCAGAATCCATGCCTTCGATACAGGGAGCTGCCAGCGCACGCCGAGCGCGTACTGGTCGCCGTTGATGTTCGTGTTGTCGGCGTGCTCCTGGACGGTCGCCGCCTCGAGCACGAGTTGCTGGTCCAGATTGAACAGATACTGCACGCCGATGGCGCCGCCGAAGGTGCCGGCCGCAGTGTCGTCGAGGAACGGGAACCCGGTCAGGCCGTCGGTCTCGAAGTTGATGCCGGTGTTGATCAGCAGGCCTTCCGCATTCGCCAGCGCCTGCGGCCGTTTGAAGCCGACGAAGAAATTGGCGTAGGGGACCAGCGTATAGGGCTTGCTCGTCATCCAGCTGGTTTCCAACAGCAGGGCGGCGCCCTGTCCGAGCGTCGGCTGGCCGTCATCGCGGTTCTGGTGGCTGAAATAGCCCCGGACCGAGTATGACAGGACGTTCTCATAGCGGGTCGACCATGACAGGCCGATGCTGAGCAGGTCCTGGTCGCCCAGCTTGTCGTCGTCGACGTCGATGAAGCCGAGACCGCCTTCGAAATAACCTTCCAGCGCCTCGATGAAGATGTTGGT
Protein-coding regions in this window:
- a CDS encoding 2Fe-2S iron-sulfur cluster-binding protein, translated to MELGAVNYVAIAVLALMGLYVLSLIYNNFRAAGVTDRGIQAEIAYLRERVDRIKAAREFDKQKNELSWNGVRKFRVERKNPENKDICSFYLRPHDERPLPPFEPGQYLTFKLNLPSGKKVTTRCYSLSDSPKSEYYRVSIKRNPPPKDPAKADVGKSSSNYFHDHVNEGDILDVQAPNGDFFLDMHRQTPVVLIGGGIGITPVLSMLNAIVESGSKRETWFFLGVRNSAEHVFREHLERLDRENENVHVRIVYSKPDDNDEQGRDYHLEGRVGADLFREVLPSNNYDYYFCGPPPMMESLFHGLREWDVPESRIHFEAFGPATVKSKKTADTEDGAAAPVSGSGFKLKFTRSEKELVWDGSADTILEFAEANDIDMDSGCRAGACGTCITAVLAGEVNYATEPSADVDKGSCLTCISVPKTDMELDA